Proteins found in one Silene latifolia isolate original U9 population unplaced genomic scaffold, ASM4854445v1 scaffold_20.1, whole genome shotgun sequence genomic segment:
- the LOC141638311 gene encoding protein neprosin-like: MTTVRHFILGVICFYLSYFLAEARNAKSKDILKTVKTEGEVYDCVDFYKQPAFQHPLLQNHSFHPEMTPSLPNWVNGREFSDDVSNDIPVTKLNCPKGTVPIRRLNKDDLRLQAQLRREYYALLGGNQSNAIPSKIFLAMVQSKGGQPKTFHGIGSTFSIYNPSIKQPEYSSGELMIKGGNDVIIAGWTVNPTLYKDTQTRSFTYAVAGDLHCFNTACGFVQVDKDIPLDHVLQPVTKIWGKTIYKYSFYIAQDANSGDWWLQMGGESVRRIGYWPKKIFKGLSESGNYVACGGEAYGEPAKMGLPEMGFGIRPEFGGGREWPFCWNTNVVNEEKKAVIYDDFEKLENGRPQYLVFYDERDHRAIFGGPRHLA, from the exons ATGACTACAGTAAGGCATTTTATTCTTGGTGTAATAtgcttttatttatcatattttttGGCTGAAGCTAGGAATGCAAAATCTAAAGATATATTGAAGACAGTTAAG ACAGAAGGCGAAGTGTACGATTGTGTTGATTTCTATAAGCAACCCGCATTTCAACATCCATTACTACAAAATCACTCATTCCACCCAGAG ATGACACCATCTTTGCCAAATTGGGTAAATGGTCGTGAATTTTCAGATGACGTATCAAATGATATTCCAGTCACGAAATTAAATTGTCCAAAAGGTACAGTTCCCATACGAAGACTAAACAAAGATGATCTACGTTTACAAGCTCAGTTGCGTCGTGAATATTATGCTCTCTTAGGAGGGAATCAGTCCAATGCTATACCATCTAagattttt CTTGCGATGGTTCAATCGAAAGGTGGTCAGCCAAAAACATTTCATGGAATTGGTTCAACATTCTCTATTTACAATCCATCTATTAAACAACCTGAATATTCTTCGGGTGAACTTATGATCAAGGGTGGAAACGATGTTATTATTGCTGGCTGGACT GTAAATCCAACCCTATACAAGGATACTCAAACTCGGAGCTTTACATACGCAGTC GCAGGGGATTTACATTGTTTTAATACGGCGTGTGGGTTCGTCCAAGTTGATAAGGACATTCCTCTTGATCATGTACTGCAACCAGTAACCAAAATATGGGGTAAAACTATatataaatatagtttttatattgcTCAG GATGCGAATTCCGGAGATTGGTGGCTTCAGATGGGGGGTGAGAGTGTACGACGAATAGGGTATTGGCCAAAGAAGATATTTAAAGGCTTATCCGAGTCCGGTAACTACGTTGCATGTGGAGGAGAAGCTTATGGTGAACCTGCAAAAATGGGTCTCCCAGAAATGGGCTTTGGTATTCGACCCGAATTTGGTGGAGGTAGAGAATGGCCTTTTTGCTGGAATACTAATGTGGTGAATGAAGAAAAAAAGGCTGTCATCTATGATGATTTTGAGAAACTCGAAAATGGTCGTCCCCAATATCTTGTTTTTTATGATGAACGTGATCATCGTGCCATCTTTGGTGGCCCTAGGCATCTAGCGTAA
- the LOC141638312 gene encoding uncharacterized protein LOC141638312: MGRSTNDAQICFRGHDVSLRDVMHFSNDGDINQPFGGKVVVFGGDFRKILPVIPKGSRSEIVNVSLCASNLWSTCKVLKLTKTCAFEPRFVFELAEIKEFSEWILKVGDGVAGDPNDGEVELELSNDILIQHTRDPIASIVDAIYPSLENQLPNPEYLLRERAILAPTHEIVDLVNDYVLSQIDGTEKIYFSSDDVSKNESNVGVRDLYSTEFLNSIKCPGFQITN; encoded by the exons ATGGGACGAAGCACCAATGACGCACAGATATGCTTTCGAGgtcatgatgtaagtttaagagATGTCATGCATTTTTCAAACGACGGAGATATCAATCAACCATTTGGTGGTAAGGTTGTCGTATTTGGAGGTGATTTTCGAAAAATACTTCCCGTTATCCCTAAAGGAAGCAGATCGGAAATCGTGAATGTGTCACTATGTGCTTCAAATTTGTGGTCTACTTGCAAG GTGTTGAAATTGACAAAAACATGCGCATTCGAGCCGAGATTCGTGTTCGAACTTGCTGAGATAAAGGAGTTTTCAGAATGGATACTAAAAGTTGGAGACGGGGTAGCTGGAGATCCAAATGATGGGGAAGTTGAATTAGAGTTGTCGAATGACATTTTGATTCAGCACACTAGAGATCCTATCGCTTCGATTGTAGATGCCATTTACCCATCCCTCGAGAATCAACTACCGAATCCCGAGTATCTTCTTCGTGAGAGGGCCATCCTTGCACCTACACATGAGATCGTTGATTTGGTTAATGACTACGTATTATCTCAAATAGATGGAACAGAGAAAATTTACTTCAGCTCAGACGATGTTAGTAAAAATGAGAGTAATGTTGGGGTCCGTGATTTGTACTCCACAGAATTTCTTAACTCTATTAAGTGCCCTGGCTTTCAAATCACAAATTAA
- the LOC141638313 gene encoding uncharacterized protein LOC141638313, whose translation MTNGEQSYTKIEPSSPYYLGPQDKPGDSITPIRLTPDNYNEWSHDVRIALRSRRKFAFVNGTINEPAAPCTDEDWETIHSMLVSWLSITLTPEVKSLLPKFENAKKLWDALQEWFGVVDGSRIQQLLGGLRECRQVEGMSVTVYYGKLCQLWDDLDKYQPIIDCKCCTSCTSAKQHIERRESERLHSFLLGLLPQPYSSLRSVILAQTPLPTVARAYHMVCQEERVRGIGAIPEPKLEIASFNVNSTSLPPPSSQLSRTERQKLHCTHCKRNGHDRSMCFDLIGETPDWYYELKATRRGSGRGSAGHGRGGGRGNGGDRSRDDGSSSRTEEKPTASNAVHTSAAGTSTAASPTASASLVNVYGTPTHDHSGKWLIDTGCSHHVTGNFTLLTDVQTIPRRVVGLPDGSKIHASLVGRVNVTSNITLNPVLYVP comes from the coding sequence ATGACGAACGGTGAACAATCTTACACGAAAATTGAACCATCCTCCCCTTACTATCTCGGTCCACAAGACAAACCAGGCGACTCTATCACCCCTATTCGCCTTACCCCCGACAATTACAATGAATGGTCTCACGATGTTCGTATCGCGCTAAGGTCGCGACGGAAATTTGCGTTCGTTAACGGTACGATTAACGAACCTGCTGCCCCCTGTACGGATGAAGATTGGGAGACAATTCACTCCATGTTGGTTTCGTGGTTGTCCATTACCCTCACCCCGGAGGTTAAGTCCCTCCTTCCAAAATTTGAGAATGCAAAGAAGCTGTGGGATGCCCTACAGGAATGGTTTGGCGTCGTTGACGGGTCACGCATACAGCAGCTCCTTGGTGGACTCCGCGAATGTCGTCAGGTTGAAGGTATGTCTGTTACGGTTTACTATGGAAAACTGTGTCAATTATGGGATGATCTCGATAAATATCAACCCATAATTGATTGCAAGTGCTGTACTAGTTGCACGAGTGCCAAGCAACACATTGAACGCCGCGAGTCTGAGCGGTTGCACTCGTTTCTGCTTGGCTTACTCCCACAGCCATACTCGTCCCTTAGGTCCGTTATTTTGGCCCAAACACCTCTCCCTACGGTGGCTCGGGCCTACCATATGGTTTGTCAGGAGGAACGGGTCCGTGGTATTGGCGCTATTCCTGAACCCAAATTGGAAATTGCTAGTTTCAATGTGAATAGCACTAGTCTCCCTCCTCCATCGTCCCAATTGTCGCGTACTGAGCGTCAAAAATTACATTGCACTCACTGTAAACGCAATGGACACGACCGTAGCATGTGCTTTGACTTAATTGGTGAAACCCCGGATTGGTATTATGAACTTAAGGCTACTAGACGAGGTTCTGGTCGTGGCTCTGCTGGACATGGCCGTGGGGGTGGCCGTGGCAATGGTGGTGATCGCTCTCGGGATGATGGCAGTAGCAGCCGAACAGAGGAGAAACCGACTGCTAGTAATGCCGTGCACACGTCAGCCGCGGGTACCTCAACTGCTGCTTCTCCAACCGCTTCCGCATCTCTGGTAAATGTGTATGGCACACCTACTCATGATCATTCGGGTAAGTGGCTCATTGATACGGGTTGTTCGCATCATGTTACCGGTAATTTTACTCTTCTTACTGATGTTCAAACAATTCCGCGCCGTGTTGTTGGGTTGCCTGATGGCTCGAAAATACACGCTTCCCTTGTGGGTCGTGTCAATGTTACTTCTAACATCACTCTCAATCCCGTTCTATATGTGCCCTAG